The following are encoded together in the Kribbella sp. CA-293567 genome:
- a CDS encoding glycosyltransferase family 4 protein, producing MTLPIPTPPHHPGQVLVVTNDFPPRQGGIETFVRSLCDELPDVVVFTARMPAAAEYDAALPFPVVRDRTPMLLPTARVTRSAVRVMREYGAEQVVFGAAAPLGLMGPALREAGARRIVALTHGHETWWAGTPGTRQALRRIGDAADTLTSVSGWCEKQIAPALSPGAAARMRRLTPGVDTSRFFPDCGGEQVRKGLGLEGVPVVACVSRLVARKGQDTLIQGWPRVLAVVPEAVLLIVGGGPDRARLEELARRTGVAHAVRFTGAVPWADIPPYVDAADVFAMPCRTRRFGLEPEALGIVTLEASAVGKPVVVGDSGGAPDTVKHGETGYLVDPYNPVATALRITELLTDPARARAMGEAGRAWVRTQWTWARSGRLLRELLDVH from the coding sequence GTGACTCTGCCGATTCCGACCCCACCCCACCACCCCGGTCAGGTGCTGGTCGTCACCAACGACTTCCCGCCGCGGCAGGGCGGGATCGAGACGTTCGTGCGGTCGTTGTGCGACGAGCTGCCCGACGTGGTGGTGTTCACGGCACGGATGCCGGCGGCCGCGGAGTACGACGCGGCCCTGCCGTTCCCGGTGGTGCGGGACCGGACCCCCATGTTGTTGCCGACAGCAAGGGTCACCCGGAGCGCGGTACGGGTGATGCGGGAGTACGGCGCGGAGCAGGTTGTCTTCGGCGCGGCGGCGCCGCTCGGGCTGATGGGGCCGGCGTTACGTGAGGCCGGTGCGCGACGGATCGTTGCCCTGACCCACGGACACGAGACCTGGTGGGCCGGTACGCCGGGAACGCGTCAGGCGTTGAGGCGGATCGGCGACGCGGCCGACACCCTGACGTCGGTGTCGGGCTGGTGCGAGAAGCAGATCGCGCCGGCGCTCTCGCCGGGAGCGGCGGCCCGGATGCGGCGGCTGACACCTGGCGTCGACACCTCGAGGTTCTTCCCGGACTGCGGGGGAGAGCAGGTACGCAAGGGGCTCGGGCTCGAAGGTGTGCCGGTGGTGGCCTGCGTTTCGCGGCTGGTGGCGCGCAAGGGGCAGGACACGCTGATCCAGGGATGGCCGCGGGTGCTGGCCGTCGTACCGGAGGCTGTGCTGCTGATCGTCGGTGGCGGGCCGGACCGGGCCCGGCTGGAGGAACTGGCTCGACGGACCGGAGTGGCGCACGCCGTGCGCTTCACCGGCGCCGTGCCGTGGGCGGACATCCCGCCGTATGTCGATGCCGCGGATGTCTTCGCGATGCCCTGCCGCACCAGGCGTTTCGGGCTCGAACCCGAAGCTCTCGGCATCGTCACCCTGGAAGCCTCGGCGGTCGGCAAGCCGGTCGTCGTCGGCGACTCGGGCGGCGCCCCCGACACCGTGAAGCACGGCGAGACCGGCTATCTGGTCGACCCGTACAACCCGGTGGCCACCGCGCTCCGCATCACCGAACTGCTCACCGACCCGGCGCGCGCCCGAGCCATGGGTGAAGCCGGCCGCGCGTGGGTGCGAACACAGTGGACCTGGGCGCGCTCCGGCCGCCTGCTCCGGGAACTGCTGGACGTTCACTGA
- a CDS encoding C40 family peptidase, which translates to MSIGRTKRFKGIALAAITSTAVVAGVIFIQTGADADPKPTLAQAKAQVAALHTKAAAAGEAANDLRGQITASQLRVKALQAGIAKQQAQVDGVKKQIGSLAVAGYQTSGMTTTAQLLLSTNPDQFLSQASTAQAFAGQQNSALRRFQSAQGKLTDLQASEQSELAALQAVQGKQDALKKQLQANVDAAEKVLDKLTDSERARIQAENEQEEEEARAERPTRDGDRTSEEKEEPENDAPVPANGRAGAAVSAAMAQLGDKYVWGATGPDRFDCSGLTMYAWGKAGVSLSHSSKAQYSEGRKVSRSDLKPGDLVFYGSPSISHVGMYIGNGRMVHAPNPSRPVKTDDLDYMSGYVGAVRPG; encoded by the coding sequence GTGTCCATCGGCCGCACGAAGCGCTTCAAGGGAATTGCCCTCGCCGCCATCACCTCCACCGCCGTCGTCGCTGGAGTGATCTTCATCCAGACCGGGGCGGACGCGGATCCGAAACCGACACTGGCGCAGGCGAAGGCCCAGGTGGCCGCGCTGCACACGAAGGCGGCAGCCGCCGGTGAGGCGGCCAACGACCTCCGCGGCCAGATCACCGCGTCGCAGTTGCGGGTCAAGGCCCTGCAGGCCGGGATCGCCAAGCAGCAGGCCCAGGTCGACGGCGTGAAGAAGCAGATCGGTTCGCTCGCGGTGGCCGGCTACCAGACCTCCGGGATGACGACGACGGCGCAGTTGCTGCTGTCGACGAACCCCGACCAGTTCCTCAGCCAGGCCTCCACCGCGCAGGCGTTCGCCGGCCAGCAGAACTCGGCACTGCGCCGGTTCCAGTCCGCGCAGGGCAAGCTCACCGACCTGCAGGCCAGCGAGCAGAGCGAGCTCGCCGCGCTGCAGGCCGTGCAGGGCAAGCAGGACGCCCTGAAGAAGCAACTGCAGGCCAACGTCGACGCCGCCGAGAAGGTCCTCGACAAGCTGACCGACTCCGAGCGGGCCCGGATCCAGGCCGAGAACGAGCAGGAAGAAGAGGAAGCCCGCGCGGAGCGTCCGACCCGCGACGGCGACCGCACCTCCGAGGAGAAGGAGGAGCCCGAGAACGACGCCCCGGTCCCGGCCAACGGCCGTGCGGGGGCCGCGGTCAGCGCCGCGATGGCGCAGCTCGGCGACAAGTACGTCTGGGGCGCCACCGGTCCGGACCGGTTCGACTGCTCCGGCCTGACGATGTACGCCTGGGGCAAGGCCGGCGTCTCGCTGTCGCACTCCTCCAAGGCGCAGTACTCCGAGGGCCGCAAGGTCAGCCGGAGCGACCTCAAGCCGGGCGACCTGGTCTTCTACGGCAGCCCGTCGATCAGCCACGTCGGGATGTACATCGGCAACGGCCGGATGGTGCACGCGCCGAACCCGAGCCGTCCGGTCAAGACCGACGACCTCGACTACATGAGCGGCTACGTCGGCGCGGTCCGTCCGGGCTGA
- a CDS encoding M48 family metallopeptidase — MSERATRWAPRGAALLLAAALVAVIVATTPWHLIDLPEPDAALDFTAAEIDRQQRFRSELLPWSTTSWVLSLLVPLAIGFSPLGRRLYAVTRIRHWWLAVPVVVLGLGLLAGLVTLPTDVMAERVTRKYGLSTEAWDLWLRDRAVNWLLMSAALVAISLGLVALAKRWRTWWWAPAAIACAVLVLGVSFAYPVLVEPRFNDFTSMPAGAQRDEFMELARQDGVPVRDVLVADASKRTTALNAYVSGFGSTRRLVVYDTLLSGATPQQVRLVVAHELGHAAEDDVLHGTLVGALGSAFAIVLLRLLVGARMADPRSTALLLALIVAGTTLAAPVQNLISRKIEARADYHSLRLTDDPGDFVEMQHRLSVRNISGLEPSRWRYWMFASHPTPPERMAMARAWGLEHGDPVPPLVRK, encoded by the coding sequence GTGTCTGAGCGGGCCACCCGATGGGCCCCGCGCGGAGCCGCCCTGCTGCTCGCCGCCGCTCTCGTCGCGGTGATCGTCGCGACCACGCCCTGGCACCTGATCGACCTGCCGGAACCCGACGCCGCGCTCGACTTCACCGCGGCCGAGATCGACCGCCAGCAACGGTTCCGGAGCGAGTTGTTGCCTTGGTCAACGACCTCCTGGGTGCTCTCGCTGCTGGTCCCGCTGGCGATCGGCTTCAGCCCCCTCGGCCGCCGCCTGTACGCCGTGACGCGGATCCGCCACTGGTGGCTGGCCGTTCCGGTGGTGGTGCTCGGCCTCGGTCTGCTCGCCGGCCTGGTCACCCTGCCGACGGACGTGATGGCCGAACGCGTCACCCGGAAGTACGGGCTGTCGACCGAAGCGTGGGACCTGTGGTTGCGCGACCGCGCGGTGAACTGGCTGCTGATGTCGGCGGCGCTGGTGGCCATCAGTCTCGGACTCGTTGCCCTGGCCAAGCGATGGCGCACCTGGTGGTGGGCACCTGCCGCGATCGCCTGTGCCGTGCTGGTGCTCGGCGTCTCCTTCGCCTATCCGGTGCTGGTCGAGCCGCGCTTCAACGACTTCACCTCGATGCCGGCCGGGGCGCAGCGCGACGAGTTCATGGAGCTCGCGCGCCAGGACGGCGTACCGGTACGGGACGTGCTGGTCGCCGACGCTTCCAAGCGGACGACCGCGCTGAACGCCTATGTGTCCGGATTCGGCTCGACCAGGCGGCTGGTCGTCTACGACACACTGTTGTCGGGCGCGACGCCGCAGCAGGTGCGGCTGGTGGTCGCGCACGAGCTGGGTCACGCGGCTGAGGACGACGTGCTGCACGGCACTCTGGTGGGTGCGCTCGGCTCGGCGTTCGCGATCGTGCTGCTGCGGTTGCTGGTGGGAGCCCGGATGGCGGATCCGCGCAGTACGGCGTTGTTGCTGGCACTGATCGTCGCCGGTACGACGCTGGCCGCGCCGGTGCAGAATCTGATCAGCCGCAAGATCGAGGCCCGCGCCGACTACCACTCGCTGCGGCTGACCGATGATCCCGGCGACTTCGTCGAGATGCAGCACCGGCTGTCCGTGCGCAACATCTCCGGGCTCGAGCCGAGCCGCTGGCGGTACTGGATGTTCGCCAGCCACCCGACGCCACCCGAGCGGATGGCGATGGCGCGCGCGTGGGGACTGGAGCACGGCGATCCCGTGCCGCCGCTGGTCCGGAAGTGA